In Cedecea neteri, a single genomic region encodes these proteins:
- the asnS gene encoding asparagine--tRNA ligase gives MSVVPVADVLQGRAAVDSEVTVRGWVRTRRDSKAGISFLAVYDGSCFDPVQAVINNSLPNYNEDVLRLTTGCSVIVTGVVVESQGQGQAFELQATKVEVTGWVDDPDTYPMAAKRHSIEYLREVAHLRPRTNMIGAVARVRHTLAQALHRFFHENGYFWVSTPLITASDTEGAGEMFRVSTLDLENLPRTAEGKVDFDKDFFGKEAFLTVSGQLNGETYASALSKVYTFGPTFRAENSNTSRHLAEFWMLEPEVAFADLDDVAGLAEAMLKYVFKAVLEERMDDMKFFAERVDKEAIERLERFISADFAQVNYTDAVEILLNCGHKFENPVYWGVDLSSEHERYLAEQHFKAPVVVKNYPKDIKAFYMRLNEDGKTVAAMDVLAPGIGEIIGGSQREERLDVLDARMAEMGLNKEDYWWYRDLRRYGTVPHSGFGLGFERLIAYVTGVQNVRDVIPFPRTPRNASF, from the coding sequence ATGAGCGTTGTGCCTGTAGCCGACGTACTCCAGGGCCGTGCCGCCGTTGACAGCGAAGTCACCGTGCGCGGATGGGTACGTACTCGAAGAGATTCAAAAGCTGGTATCTCCTTCCTCGCCGTCTATGACGGTTCCTGCTTTGATCCTGTACAGGCCGTCATTAATAATTCTCTGCCCAATTACAATGAAGACGTTCTGCGCCTGACCACTGGCTGCTCCGTGATTGTTACCGGCGTGGTGGTCGAGTCTCAGGGCCAGGGCCAGGCATTCGAACTTCAGGCTACCAAAGTCGAAGTGACCGGCTGGGTTGACGATCCGGATACCTATCCAATGGCGGCCAAACGCCATAGCATCGAATACCTCCGCGAAGTGGCTCACCTGCGTCCGCGTACCAACATGATTGGTGCCGTGGCTCGCGTTCGTCACACGCTGGCTCAGGCGCTGCATCGCTTCTTCCATGAAAACGGTTATTTCTGGGTCTCGACTCCGCTCATCACCGCTTCGGACACCGAAGGTGCCGGGGAGATGTTCCGCGTTTCAACGCTGGATCTGGAAAACCTGCCTCGCACCGCAGAAGGCAAAGTCGATTTTGATAAAGACTTCTTCGGTAAAGAAGCCTTCCTGACCGTTTCCGGCCAGCTGAACGGCGAAACCTACGCGAGTGCGCTGTCAAAGGTTTATACCTTCGGGCCGACTTTCCGCGCGGAGAACTCCAACACCAGCCGCCACCTGGCTGAGTTCTGGATGCTGGAACCGGAAGTTGCCTTTGCCGATTTGGACGACGTTGCCGGTCTGGCCGAAGCGATGCTCAAGTACGTCTTCAAGGCCGTGCTTGAAGAGCGCATGGACGACATGAAGTTCTTTGCTGAGCGCGTGGACAAAGAAGCCATTGAGCGCCTCGAACGCTTCATCTCCGCAGACTTCGCCCAGGTGAACTACACCGATGCGGTGGAAATCCTGCTGAACTGTGGGCATAAGTTCGAAAACCCGGTTTACTGGGGCGTCGACCTTTCCTCCGAGCACGAGCGTTACCTGGCCGAGCAGCACTTCAAGGCACCGGTGGTAGTGAAAAACTACCCGAAAGACATCAAAGCTTTCTATATGCGCCTTAACGAAGACGGTAAGACAGTTGCCGCTATGGACGTCCTGGCGCCAGGCATCGGTGAAATCATCGGTGGTTCCCAGCGTGAAGAGCGTCTGGATGTGCTGGATGCACGCATGGCTGAAATGGGCCTGAATAAAGAAGACTACTGGTGGTACCGCGACCTGCGCCGCTACGGCACCGTGCCGCATTCCGGTTTCGGCCTGGGCTTCGAGCGTCTGATTGCCTATGTCACCGGCGTTCAGAACGTGCGTGACGTGATTCCGTTCCCACGTACTCCACGTAACGCCAGCTTCTAA
- the ompF gene encoding porin OmpF, with translation MMKRNILAVVIPALLVAGAANAAEIYNKDGNKVDLYGKAVGLHYFAKDNGVNAQGNGDKTYARLGFKGETQINSQLTGYGQWEYNFQGNNSEGADAQTGNKTRLAFAGLKFGDAGSFDYGRNYGLVYDAIGVTDMLPEFGGDTGNSDNFFSGRNGGLATYRNHSFFGLVDGLDFGVQYLGKNERKDNASRSNGDGWATSASYTVDGFGIVGAYGAADRTNAQQTETIGHGAKAEQWATGLKYDANNIYLAALYGESRNATRITINKQDGFLNKTQDFSVVAQYQFDFGLRPSIAYYKSKAKDVEGIGSEDYINYIDIGATYYFNKNMSTYVDYQINQIDKNNKLGVGADDTVAVGIVYQF, from the coding sequence ATGATGAAGCGCAATATTCTGGCAGTGGTTATCCCTGCTCTGCTGGTAGCCGGTGCAGCTAACGCTGCAGAAATCTATAACAAAGACGGCAACAAAGTAGACCTGTACGGCAAAGCTGTAGGTCTGCACTATTTTGCTAAAGACAACGGTGTAAACGCTCAGGGTAACGGCGACAAAACTTACGCCCGTCTTGGCTTCAAAGGCGAAACTCAGATTAACAGCCAACTGACCGGTTACGGCCAGTGGGAATACAACTTCCAGGGTAACAACTCTGAAGGCGCTGATGCTCAGACCGGTAACAAAACCCGTCTGGCCTTCGCTGGTCTGAAATTCGGTGACGCAGGTTCCTTCGACTACGGCCGTAACTACGGTCTGGTTTATGATGCAATCGGCGTGACCGATATGCTGCCAGAGTTCGGTGGTGACACCGGCAACAGCGACAACTTCTTCTCCGGTCGTAACGGTGGCCTGGCTACTTACCGTAACCACAGCTTCTTCGGCCTGGTTGATGGTCTGGACTTCGGCGTTCAGTACCTGGGTAAAAACGAACGTAAAGACAACGCATCACGCTCTAACGGTGACGGCTGGGCGACCTCCGCAAGCTACACCGTTGATGGCTTCGGCATCGTAGGTGCTTACGGCGCGGCTGACCGTACTAACGCTCAGCAGACAGAGACTATCGGCCACGGTGCTAAAGCTGAGCAGTGGGCTACCGGTCTGAAATATGACGCGAACAACATCTACCTGGCCGCGCTGTACGGTGAAAGCCGTAACGCAACTCGCATCACCATCAACAAACAAGATGGCTTCCTGAACAAAACTCAGGACTTCTCTGTTGTGGCACAGTACCAGTTCGATTTCGGCCTGCGTCCATCCATCGCTTACTACAAATCTAAAGCGAAAGATGTTGAAGGTATCGGCAGCGAAGATTACATCAACTACATTGATATCGGCGCGACCTACTACTTCAACAAAAACATGTCTACCTACGTTGACTACCAGATCAACCAGATCGACAAAAACAACAAGCTGGGCGTTGGCGCAGACGACACCGTTGCTGTTGGTATCGTTTACCAGTTCTAA
- the ssuD gene encoding FMNH2-dependent alkanesulfonate monooxygenase: MSLNLFWFLPTHGDGHYLGSDTGARPVDYGYLQQIAQAADRIGFTGVLIPTGRSCEDAWLVAASMIPVTQRLKFLVALRPSVVSPTLAARQAATLDRLSNGRALFNLVTGGDAEELAAEGVFLDHEERYEASAEFTHIWRRVLEGETVDYDGKHIQVKGAKLLYPPVQQPRPPLYFGGSSDAAQDLAAEQVDLYLTWGEPPHLVKEKIEQVRAKAEARGRQVRFGIRLHVIVRETNEEAWQAANRLISHLDDITIAKAQAAFARSDSVGQQRMAALHGGKRDKLEISPNLWAGVGLVRGGAGTALVGDGPTVAARINEYADLGIDSFILSGYPHLEEAYRAGELLFPHLDVAIPETPQPRQVQEKGEVVANNFIPRKVAQS; this comes from the coding sequence ATGAGTCTGAATCTTTTCTGGTTCTTACCTACCCACGGTGATGGGCACTATCTTGGCAGCGATACGGGCGCACGTCCGGTCGACTATGGTTACCTGCAACAAATCGCCCAGGCGGCAGACCGCATCGGCTTCACCGGCGTGCTGATCCCGACCGGGCGCTCCTGTGAGGATGCCTGGCTGGTCGCCGCCTCAATGATTCCGGTCACTCAGCGGCTTAAGTTCCTGGTCGCGCTGCGCCCGAGCGTTGTCTCCCCTACTCTTGCCGCTCGCCAGGCCGCCACGCTGGATCGTCTTTCCAACGGGCGGGCATTGTTCAACCTGGTGACAGGAGGTGACGCCGAGGAACTGGCTGCAGAAGGGGTATTTCTTGACCATGAAGAGCGCTATGAAGCTTCCGCCGAGTTTACGCACATCTGGCGGCGCGTCCTCGAAGGCGAAACCGTCGACTATGACGGCAAACACATCCAGGTCAAAGGCGCGAAGCTGCTTTATCCCCCAGTGCAGCAACCTCGCCCGCCGCTTTATTTTGGCGGATCGTCCGACGCTGCTCAGGATCTTGCAGCCGAGCAGGTTGACCTTTACCTGACCTGGGGCGAACCTCCGCATCTGGTAAAAGAAAAGATCGAGCAAGTGCGGGCGAAAGCTGAAGCGAGGGGGCGGCAGGTTCGCTTTGGTATTCGCCTGCACGTTATTGTGCGGGAAACCAACGAAGAAGCGTGGCAGGCGGCAAACCGGCTTATTTCTCACCTCGATGACATCACCATTGCCAAAGCACAGGCCGCTTTTGCCCGCAGCGACTCCGTCGGGCAGCAGCGCATGGCCGCCCTGCACGGCGGTAAGCGAGACAAGCTGGAAATCAGCCCTAATCTTTGGGCCGGTGTCGGCCTGGTTCGCGGCGGCGCTGGCACCGCGTTAGTGGGCGATGGGCCCACCGTCGCGGCCCGCATAAACGAGTACGCCGACCTGGGGATCGACAGCTTTATTCTTTCCGGCTATCCGCATCTGGAGGAAGCCTATCGTGCAGGCGAACTGCTGTTCCCTCACCTTGACGTGGCGATCCCAGAAACTCCTCAGCCGCGCCAGGTTCAGGAAAAAGGCGAAGTTGTCGCCAACAATTTTATCCCGCGTAAAGTTGCGCAGAGCTAG
- the ssuC gene encoding aliphatic sulfonate ABC transporter permease SsuC, giving the protein MQATVHKVLLRLAPWALPVAIVLLWQLASSAGWLSTRILPSPEGVVLAFWSLSASGELWQHLAISSWRAGIGFSIGGSLGLILGLISGLSRWGERLLDSSIQMLRNVPHLALIPLVILWFGIDETAKIFLVALGTLFPIYINTWHGIRNIDRGLLEMARSYGLSGFSLFVHVILPGALPSIMVGVRFALGLMWLTLIVAETISANSGIGYLAMNAREFLQTDVVVVAIVLYALLGKLADVSARLLERVWLRWHPAYQLKEETV; this is encoded by the coding sequence ATGCAAGCGACTGTTCACAAAGTCTTGCTGCGCCTGGCCCCCTGGGCGCTGCCGGTGGCGATTGTGCTTCTCTGGCAATTAGCGTCGTCTGCAGGCTGGCTTTCCACCCGTATTTTGCCTTCTCCCGAGGGCGTAGTGCTGGCTTTCTGGAGCCTCTCAGCCAGCGGTGAACTCTGGCAGCATCTGGCTATCAGCTCCTGGCGCGCAGGGATTGGTTTCAGCATCGGCGGATCGCTGGGCCTGATCTTAGGCCTGATTAGCGGCCTGTCGCGATGGGGCGAACGCCTGCTGGACAGCTCCATTCAGATGCTGCGCAACGTCCCGCACCTGGCGCTGATCCCGCTGGTGATCTTGTGGTTTGGTATCGACGAAACGGCCAAGATCTTTCTGGTGGCGCTCGGCACGCTGTTCCCTATTTACATCAATACCTGGCACGGCATCCGCAATATAGACCGTGGCCTGCTGGAAATGGCCCGCAGCTACGGCCTTTCCGGGTTTAGCCTGTTCGTGCACGTCATTCTGCCGGGGGCGTTGCCGTCGATCATGGTCGGTGTGCGCTTCGCTTTAGGGCTGATGTGGCTGACGCTTATTGTCGCCGAGACGATCTCGGCAAATTCAGGGATTGGCTATCTGGCGATGAATGCCAGGGAGTTCCTGCAAACCGACGTGGTGGTGGTAGCCATCGTGCTGTATGCGCTGCTGGGCAAACTCGCCGATGTCAGCGCCCGCCTGCTGGAGCGCGTCTGGTTACGCTGGCATCCGGCTTATCAATTAAAGGAGGAGACGGTATGA
- the pepN gene encoding aminopeptidase N encodes MTQQPQAKYRHDYRAADYTITDIDLTFDLDATKTQVTAVSKIVRQGEAGAPLHLDGEDLTLVSIAVNGSAWPHYRQEDGALILEQVPDAFTLTIVNEISPATNTALEGLYQSGEALCTQCEAEGFHHITWYLDRPDVLARFTTKVIADKNKYPYLLANGNRIAEGELENGRHWVQWQDPFPKPCYLFALVAGDFDVLRDSFKTRSGRDVALELFVDRGNLDRADWAMTSLKASMKWDETRFGLEYDLDIYMIVAVDFFNMGAMENKGLNIFNSKYVLARAETATDKDYLDIERVIGHEYFHNWTGNRVTCRDWFQLSLKEGLTVFRDQEFSSDLGSRAVNRIQNVRTMRAMQFAEDASPMAHPIRPDKVIEMNNFYTLTVYEKGSEVIRMLHTLLGEENFQKGMQLYFERHDGSAATCDDFVQAMEDASNVDLSHFRRWYSQAGTPVVTVRDDYNPETEHYTLTISQMTPPTAEQQEKHPLHIPFDIELYDNEGKVIPLQKNGHPVHHVLNVTQAEQTFVFDNVYFQPVPSLLREFSAPVKLEYKWSDQQLTFLMRHARNDFSRWDAAQSLLANYIKINVNRSQQGQPLSLPLHVADAFRAILLDEKIDPALAAEILTLPSQNEIAELFQTIDPIAIAEVHGALTRTLAAELADEFLAIYNANKLDSYRVDHGDIGKRALRNTCLRYLAFGDVELAEQLVREQYQQADNMTDSIAALSAAVAAQLPCREALLAEYDEKWHKDGLVMDKWFVLQATSPGSNTLAKVRELLNHRSFSLGNPNRVRSLIGAFASANPAAFHAKDGSGYQFMVEMLTELNSRNPQIASRLVEPLIRLKRYDAERQAKMRAALEQLKGLENLSGDLFEKIAKALA; translated from the coding sequence ATGACACAACAGCCACAAGCCAAATATCGCCACGACTATCGCGCGGCGGATTATACGATAACCGATATCGATTTGACCTTTGACCTTGATGCCACAAAAACGCAGGTCACCGCAGTCAGCAAAATTGTCCGTCAGGGCGAAGCGGGCGCTCCGCTGCATCTTGATGGCGAAGACCTCACGCTGGTCTCCATTGCCGTAAACGGTAGCGCCTGGCCGCACTATCGCCAGGAAGATGGCGCGCTCATTCTGGAGCAGGTTCCTGACGCCTTTACGCTGACGATTGTGAACGAAATCAGCCCGGCTACCAACACCGCGCTTGAAGGGCTGTATCAATCCGGGGAAGCGTTATGTACCCAATGTGAAGCTGAAGGCTTCCACCACATCACCTGGTACCTGGACCGCCCGGACGTCCTGGCGCGCTTCACGACCAAAGTCATCGCCGACAAAAACAAATACCCGTACTTGCTGGCTAACGGCAACCGCATTGCCGAAGGCGAGCTGGAAAATGGCCGTCACTGGGTGCAGTGGCAGGATCCTTTCCCAAAACCTTGCTATCTGTTTGCGCTGGTGGCGGGTGATTTCGATGTTCTGCGCGATAGCTTCAAAACCCGTTCCGGCCGTGACGTTGCGCTGGAGCTGTTTGTTGACCGCGGGAATCTGGATCGCGCTGACTGGGCGATGACCTCGCTTAAAGCATCCATGAAGTGGGATGAAACCCGCTTCGGCCTGGAGTATGACCTCGACATCTATATGATCGTCGCCGTCGACTTCTTTAATATGGGCGCAATGGAAAACAAAGGGTTGAATATCTTCAACTCGAAGTATGTCCTGGCTCGTGCCGAAACCGCGACTGACAAAGACTACCTCGACATTGAACGCGTCATCGGCCACGAATATTTCCACAACTGGACCGGCAACCGCGTTACCTGCCGTGACTGGTTCCAGCTGAGCCTGAAAGAAGGGTTAACCGTCTTCCGTGACCAGGAGTTCAGCTCTGACCTGGGTTCTCGCGCGGTTAACCGTATTCAAAACGTGCGTACCATGCGCGCGATGCAGTTCGCCGAAGACGCAAGCCCGATGGCGCACCCGATCCGTCCGGACAAAGTTATTGAAATGAATAACTTCTATACCCTGACGGTGTACGAGAAGGGTTCTGAAGTTATTCGTATGCTGCACACGCTGCTGGGCGAAGAAAACTTCCAGAAGGGCATGCAGCTTTACTTTGAGCGCCATGACGGCAGCGCGGCGACCTGCGATGACTTCGTGCAGGCGATGGAAGATGCGTCCAACGTTGACCTGTCTCATTTCCGCCGCTGGTACAGCCAGGCCGGGACGCCGGTTGTCACCGTGCGCGACGACTACAACCCGGAAACTGAGCACTACACGCTGACTATCAGTCAGATGACGCCGCCGACCGCTGAACAGCAGGAAAAACACCCGCTGCATATCCCGTTTGATATCGAGCTTTACGATAACGAAGGGAAGGTCATTCCGCTGCAGAAGAATGGCCATCCGGTACATCACGTGCTGAACGTGACCCAGGCCGAACAGACTTTCGTTTTCGATAATGTCTACTTCCAGCCGGTGCCATCTTTGCTGCGTGAATTCTCCGCGCCGGTGAAGCTTGAGTACAAATGGAGCGACCAGCAGCTGACGTTCCTGATGCGCCACGCGCGGAACGACTTCTCCCGCTGGGATGCGGCGCAGAGCCTGCTGGCAAACTACATCAAGATCAACGTGAACCGCAGTCAGCAAGGGCAGCCGCTCTCTCTGCCGCTGCACGTGGCCGATGCATTCCGCGCCATTCTGCTGGACGAGAAGATCGATCCGGCGCTCGCCGCAGAGATCCTGACGCTGCCTTCGCAGAATGAAATTGCCGAGCTGTTCCAGACCATCGATCCTATCGCTATTGCTGAAGTTCACGGCGCGCTGACCCGCACCCTCGCAGCAGAGCTGGCCGATGAGTTCCTGGCTATCTATAACGCCAATAAGCTCGACAGCTATCGCGTGGATCACGGTGATATTGGCAAGCGCGCGCTGCGCAACACTTGCCTGCGCTACCTGGCGTTTGGTGACGTTGAACTTGCTGAGCAACTGGTACGCGAGCAGTATCAGCAGGCGGACAATATGACTGATTCTATTGCCGCGCTGTCCGCAGCGGTGGCCGCGCAGCTGCCATGCCGTGAAGCGCTGCTGGCTGAGTACGATGAGAAATGGCACAAAGATGGCCTGGTCATGGACAAGTGGTTCGTGCTGCAGGCGACCAGTCCTGGCAGCAACACGCTGGCGAAGGTCCGCGAGCTGCTGAATCACCGTTCCTTCAGCCTGGGCAATCCGAACCGCGTACGTTCTCTGATTGGTGCGTTTGCTTCAGCCAACCCGGCCGCGTTCCACGCCAAAGACGGCAGTGGCTATCAGTTTATGGTCGAGATGCTGACCGAGCTGAACAGCCGCAACCCGCAGATCGCTTCTCGTCTGGTTGAGCCGCTGATTCGCCTGAAGCGTTATGACGCAGAACGTCAGGCGAAGATGCGTGCCGCGCTGGAGCAGTTGAAAGGGCTGGAAAACCTGTCCGGGGATCTGTTCGAGAAGATTGCCAAAGCGCTGGCGTAA
- the pncB gene encoding nicotinate phosphoribosyltransferase has protein sequence MTRHASPILQTLLDTDAYKLHMQQAVYHRYYDVNVAAEFRCRGDDLLGIHAEAIREQVAAMQHLRLSDEEFHWLKSLPFFKADYLDWLRDFRYDPAQVQVTNNHGHLDIRLSGPWREVIMWEVPLLAVISEVVHQHRAPGVTPKMALDHLESKLQEFNALTDGLDLSHFRLMDFGTRRRFSREVQQAIVERLKQEPWFIGTSNYDLARRLDLTPMGTQAHEWFQAHQQISPDLANSQRAALQAWLDEYPDQLGIALTDCITMDAFLRDFGKEFATRYQGLRHDSGDPVEWGEKAIAHYQKLGIDPLSKVLVFSDNLDLNKAVELYRRFSSRVNLSFGIGTRLTCDIPQVKPLNIVIKLVECNGKPVAKLSDSPGKTICHDKAFVRALRKAFDLPLVKKAS, from the coding sequence ATGACACGACACGCTTCCCCGATTTTGCAAACGCTTCTGGATACTGACGCCTATAAGCTTCATATGCAGCAAGCGGTTTATCACCGCTATTACGACGTAAATGTCGCAGCGGAATTCCGCTGCCGCGGCGACGACCTGCTGGGCATTCATGCCGAGGCTATTCGTGAGCAGGTAGCCGCGATGCAGCACCTGCGCCTCAGCGATGAAGAATTTCACTGGCTGAAAAGCCTGCCCTTTTTCAAAGCCGATTATCTCGACTGGCTGCGTGACTTCCGCTATGACCCTGCTCAGGTTCAGGTGACCAATAATCATGGTCATTTAGATATTCGCCTCAGCGGCCCCTGGCGGGAAGTCATCATGTGGGAAGTTCCCCTGCTGGCGGTAATCAGTGAAGTCGTTCACCAGCATCGCGCTCCCGGCGTGACGCCAAAAATGGCGCTGGATCACCTGGAAAGTAAGCTGCAGGAGTTTAACGCGCTGACCGACGGGCTGGATCTTTCCCATTTCCGCCTGATGGACTTTGGTACACGCCGCCGCTTCTCTCGTGAAGTGCAGCAGGCTATCGTTGAGCGGCTTAAGCAGGAGCCGTGGTTTATCGGCACCAGCAACTACGATCTGGCGCGCCGCCTCGACCTTACGCCGATGGGCACCCAGGCGCATGAATGGTTCCAGGCACATCAGCAAATAAGCCCGGATCTGGCGAACAGCCAACGCGCAGCATTGCAGGCATGGCTGGACGAATATCCCGATCAGCTAGGAATAGCCCTGACTGACTGCATCACCATGGATGCTTTCCTGCGTGATTTCGGCAAGGAGTTTGCCACGCGCTATCAGGGGCTGCGCCACGATTCAGGTGACCCCGTTGAGTGGGGAGAAAAAGCCATTGCCCACTACCAGAAGCTTGGCATCGATCCTTTAAGCAAAGTGTTGGTGTTTTCCGACAACCTGGATTTAAACAAAGCCGTGGAGCTGTACCGCCGCTTCTCATCCCGGGTTAACCTCAGCTTTGGTATCGGCACCCGCCTGACCTGCGACATTCCGCAGGTTAAGCCGCTGAACATTGTGATTAAGCTCGTGGAGTGCAACGGTAAGCCGGTGGCTAAGCTTTCGGACAGCCCGGGAAAAACCATCTGCCACGACAAAGCCTTTGTTCGGGCACTGCGCAAAGCCTTTGACCTTCCGCTGGTTAAAAAAGCCAGCTGA
- a CDS encoding amino acid aminotransferase, which translates to MFENITAAPADPILGLADLFRADDRPTKINLGIGVYKDETGKTPVLTSVKKAELYLLENETTKNYLGIDGIPEFGRCTQELLFGKSNALIADKRARTAQTPGGTGALRVAADFLAKNTSAKRVWVSNPSWPNHKSVFNAAGLEVKEYAYYDAENHSLDFDGLVASLQAAEAGDVVLFHGCCHNPTGIDPTAEQWKTLAEMSLAKGWLPLFDFAYQGFARGLEEDAEGLRLFAAAHKELLVASSYSKNFGLYNERVGAFTLVAADADTADRSFSQVKSVIRANYSNPPAHGASVVATILSNDALRTMWEQELTDMRQRIHRMRQLFVNTLQEKGANRDFSFIINQNGMFSFSGLTKEQVLRLREEFGVYAVASGRVNVAGMTPDNMAPLCEAIVAVL; encoded by the coding sequence ATGTTTGAGAACATTACCGCTGCCCCTGCCGATCCTATTCTTGGTCTGGCTGACCTGTTTCGCGCCGACGACCGTCCAACCAAAATTAACCTCGGCATCGGGGTCTATAAGGACGAGACCGGTAAAACCCCTGTCCTGACCAGCGTGAAGAAAGCTGAGCTTTATCTGTTGGAAAATGAGACCACCAAAAACTATCTGGGCATTGATGGTATTCCAGAGTTTGGCCGCTGCACGCAAGAGCTGCTGTTTGGCAAAAGCAACGCGCTTATTGCCGACAAACGTGCCCGTACGGCGCAAACCCCAGGCGGGACCGGTGCGCTGCGCGTTGCCGCTGATTTCCTGGCAAAAAACACCTCAGCAAAACGCGTCTGGGTGAGTAACCCAAGCTGGCCTAACCATAAAAGCGTGTTTAACGCAGCGGGCCTGGAAGTGAAAGAGTACGCCTACTATGACGCGGAAAATCACAGCCTGGACTTTGATGGCCTGGTGGCCAGCCTGCAGGCGGCGGAAGCCGGTGACGTGGTGCTGTTCCACGGCTGCTGCCATAACCCTACCGGGATCGATCCTACCGCTGAACAGTGGAAAACGCTGGCAGAGATGTCGCTGGCCAAAGGCTGGCTGCCGCTGTTTGACTTTGCTTACCAGGGCTTTGCTCGTGGTCTGGAAGAAGATGCTGAAGGCCTGCGTCTTTTCGCAGCCGCTCACAAAGAACTGCTGGTGGCCAGCTCCTACTCCAAGAACTTCGGTTTGTACAACGAACGCGTGGGCGCTTTCACGCTGGTTGCCGCCGATGCCGACACCGCTGACCGTTCATTCAGCCAGGTAAAATCGGTTATTCGCGCCAACTACTCCAACCCACCGGCACACGGCGCCTCCGTTGTAGCGACGATTCTGAGCAACGACGCGCTGCGTACCATGTGGGAACAAGAGCTGACCGATATGCGCCAGCGCATTCACCGCATGCGTCAGCTGTTTGTGAATACCCTGCAGGAGAAAGGCGCCAATCGCGACTTTAGCTTCATCATTAACCAGAACGGGATGTTCTCGTTCAGCGGCCTGACCAAAGAACAGGTTCTACGCCTGCGTGAAGAGTTTGGCGTTTACGCCGTCGCATCTGGCCGCGTTAACGTGGCGGGCATGACGCCGGATAACATGGCGCCGCTGTGCGAAGCCATCGTTGCTGTGCTGTAA
- the ssuB gene encoding aliphatic sulfonates ABC transporter ATP-binding protein, with translation MTTARLNQGTPLWLHGVSKRYGDKSILNQLELRIPAGQFVAVVGRSGGGKSTLLRLLAGLETPNQGALFAGSAPLRDSQDDTRLMFQDDRLLPWKTVIDNVGLGLKKNWRDAALQALTAVGLENRANDWPAALSGGQKQRVALARALIHRPRLLLLDEPLGALDALTRIEMQELIVSLWQEHGFTVLLVTHDVSEAVAMADRVLLIEEGKIGLDLTVDLPRPRRLGSVKMAELEAEVLARVMKRGSEEPARQVRTG, from the coding sequence ATGACAACTGCTCGTCTGAACCAGGGCACGCCGCTGTGGCTCCACGGCGTCAGCAAACGCTACGGCGATAAAAGTATTCTCAATCAGCTTGAGCTGCGTATCCCCGCCGGGCAGTTCGTGGCGGTGGTCGGCCGCAGCGGCGGCGGCAAAAGTACCCTGCTGCGGCTGCTTGCCGGACTGGAAACGCCTAATCAAGGCGCACTATTCGCAGGCAGTGCGCCGCTGCGGGACAGTCAGGATGATACGCGGCTGATGTTTCAGGACGACAGGCTGCTGCCGTGGAAAACGGTGATAGATAACGTCGGGCTCGGGCTGAAAAAAAACTGGCGAGACGCGGCTCTTCAGGCGCTGACCGCCGTTGGGCTTGAAAATCGGGCCAATGATTGGCCAGCGGCACTTTCCGGCGGGCAAAAGCAGCGTGTAGCGCTGGCGAGGGCGCTCATTCATCGCCCGCGCCTGCTGTTGCTCGACGAACCGCTGGGCGCGCTGGATGCCCTGACGCGTATTGAGATGCAGGAGCTGATTGTTTCTTTGTGGCAGGAGCATGGCTTTACCGTGCTTTTGGTCACCCATGATGTCAGCGAAGCCGTCGCCATGGCCGACCGCGTGTTGCTTATAGAAGAAGGGAAAATCGGCCTGGATCTGACGGTTGATTTACCGCGCCCGCGCCGCCTGGGATCGGTGAAGATGGCGGAACTGGAGGCTGAAGTGCTGGCCAGAGTGATGAAACGAGGTTCAGAGGAGCCGGCGCGCCAGGTGCGCACCGGCTGA